The stretch of DNA CATTGATCGAGAGACCGCCGAAGGCAACAAACCCGTTCACAATAAGATCAGGCTGATCTGACTTCTCTCTCCGGGTCTCGTCATCGGTTCTCTGTGCCTCCCGGATGTTCCTCCGTGGCCGTTCATCCTCCGCTCCGCCGAGGATCGGGACGACGTTCATTCTGACCTCCCAGCCATCAGGCACCCGGATATCGATGCCGCCGAAGAGTGCGACCACCTGAATTTCTGCGGGCGGGGTCCGGACCACTGCTTCCCTGAGATCGAGATCAACCCCTCCGAAGATGGCCGAGGCCTCACCACCCTGAAATGACTGAGATGTACATCGTGTCTCGACACCGCCGAAGATCGCCATGAGGTCAATTGTATCGGTGACCATGGCACGGGAGGTCGGGCGACGAAAACGGCTCAGCAGAAATCCTGTTCCGACGGCGATGATGATGATCGGCAGAAGATAGTCCGTGGTGATATACTCAAGGATGATGAGTTGAATTGTTCCAAAGACAGCGATCAGGATGAGCGGGCCCCCGATTGACTGGAAGCCGCTCTTCACCAGTCCATACAGCCCGAGGAGGACAAATAGTGACGGAATATAGATGACGAACCCGCTGGTGTCATATATTTCTGCGGTGTTGAGGAGGAGCAGCACTCCGAGGATGAGGAGGATTGCCCCGAATATAACCTGGTATGATATTCGCTTCATTGGGTACACCTGAAGGCTTGTTTGTAATGATGATAGATAAGGATTAAGGATAGCTGGTTTACCGCTCCTGATCCCTCCCCTGTCATCCATCCCCCGTGCAGCTCACTCCGAATCAGTATGACACTCCGCTCCGTTTCTTCTGATAACCGGGATTGTTCGTCTTCCTTTGGAACCGGATCCCGGATCTGTTCCGGGCATTTTTTCCCTGCCGATCGGATTCAAAGGGGGTAGAGGGCAGAAAAACATGTGCATCGAAAAAAGGAGTTTGAGTTCCCATCAGATCATGATGGGTCGTATCTTATCGCCCTTTAGGGGGGGCAGAGATCAGGTCTGTTGTCCGCTTATTCGGTCGTCTTTCCATCGAAGTGCTCATGAGCGGCGTCTGCTTCTGCCTTTGTTTTGTGGATGGTGCCGTCTATGTGTTCCGGGGGGGCATAGACGGTATAGAGCCGGAGATCTTCGGTCGCTGAGGTGTTGACGACATTGTGTTCTGCACCTGAAGGGACGACGACCGCAGTTCCGTCTTTGACCATGTGTTCGACACCGTCGATAACGACCTTCCCCTCTCCCTGCTCGAAGCGAAAGAACTGGTCGATATCATCATGGACCTCGGATCCGATCTCTTCACCTGGCTTGAGGCTCATCAGAACGAGCTGGCTGTATTTTCCTGTATAGAGCACTCTGCGAAAATCGGTGTTCTGTACTGTGTCTGTCTCAATATCTGCTGCAAAACCTTTCTTCATAAATACAACCTCGTGTATGGTACGGCGGCAGTTACTGAACGTCTCTTAAGGGGATACTGATAATGGGTGCCGTTATACGAACAATTGGAGATCGAACTATTTCTTACTTGCTGTAGCTGCATGGCGTCGGGCAGATTAACGAGGGTGTGATCACCCGCAGCTTTTATGAGCACCGATGATACGATGATGGTGAGTATACTGTTCAGAAGAGGCAATCCTTTTTGTAAGTGTGGATCAATCCAGTCACATTCTATCATCAGGGGGATGACGAGATGAGTCCGGACGTGCATGATCATACGCATAGCCATACAGGAGACGAGCAACCCCGTGGTAAAGGACCCACGAGCTGCCATTGTCCGGGGTGCCGGATCTGTGAGGGGTACAAGGGGGGCACTGCGGATCAGAAACCACGATCCGGAGATACACACCAGGGACCACATATTGATCATTCCGGTCATGAGGAGATGTTTAAGCGTCGCTTCATCGTCTGTTTCCTCCTTTCCCTCCCCGTCCTCTATTACAGCCACATGCTGCAGGAGTGGTTCTCCTATACTGCATACGCATTTCCGGGGAGTGACTATGTCGGTCCCGTGCTTGGAACGGTCATATTCCTCTATGGGGGTCTGCCCTTCCTCAGGATGGGTGCGATCGAGGCAGAGAACCACAAGCCAGGAATGATGCTGCTGATCTCACTTGCAATCGTTGTTGCATTTGTCTACAGCCTCGGAGCAGCGTTCTTCGATATCGGAGAGCCACTCTTCTGGGAGCTTGTCACACTGATTGTCATCTTCCAGCTCGGCCACTGGATTGAGATGCGCAGTGTCCGGCGTGCATCGGGTGCCCTTGATGAACTGGCCGGGCTTATCCCATCGACTGCAGAGCGACTGACCGATTCAGGCGAGATCCAAGAGGTACTCGTTGACGACCTGATGACCGATGATCTGGTTCTGGTCAGGCCGGGAGGCAACATTCCTGCAGATGGCATTGTCCAGGAAGGGGAGTCAGATGTCAACGAAGCGATGATTACCGGTGAGTCAACACCTGTCAGGAAGGAGTCCGGTGACCGGGTCATCGGCGGGACAATCAACCAGGACGGAAGCCTCCGGGTTCGGATCACCGCAACCGGTGACGAGACGACGCTCTCGGGGATCATGCGACTTGTGTATGAGGCACAACAGAGCAGATCCCATACGCAGATACTTGCAGACCGGGCCGCAGGCTGGCTCTTTTATGCGGCCATCGCTGTTGCAGCTGTGACGGCTGTTGCATGGACGATTGCTGTTGGTTTTGGTATTATCGTCATTGAACGGGTCGTCACGGTTCTTGTGATTGCATGCCCCCATGCCCTCGGTCTTGCGATTCCGCTTGTGGTTGCGATCAATACCTCACTTGCAGCAAGCAACGGCATGCTGATCCGGAACCGTATTGCAATGGAAGAGGCACGGAGGCTCGATACCATCGTCTTTGATAAAACAGGCACTCTGACCCGGGGGGAGCAGGGTGTGGTGGATCTCATCTCAGATGGTTCAAAGACCGAAGATGACGTCCTCGCCCTGATGGCGGCTGCTGAAGGGGATTCCGAGCATTCGATCTCCCGTGCCATCCGCAGTGAAGCCGGCCGAAGGGGGGTATCAATTCCGGCTGTCTCCGGATTTGAGACGCTTAAGGGCAGGGGGATCCGTGTGACGGTCAGCGCAGGTGCAGGAGAGCCGGGAGATGGTAATCATGCGAAAATGGCGGGAGACTCCACGGTCTATGTCGGGGGCCCCAATCTTCTCAGCCATCTTGCGCTGACACCGGGCGCAGAGATCCAGGCATTCTCTGATGCCGCAGCGTCCCGGGGGGAGGGGGTCATGTACCTGATTATGGACGATGCGGTGATCGGGGCAGCAGCACTTGCCGATATTGTTCGGCCGGAGAGTTATGAGGCGGTGACGGCACTTCAGGAGATGGGCATCACCGTTGCCATACTGACGGGAGATTCCCGTGCCGTTGCAGAGAAGGTTGCAAAAGAACTGGGTGTAGAGATCATCTTTGCCGAAGTGCTGCCCGAAGACAAGGATCAAAAGATCATCGAACTACAGAATCAGGGGAGGTTTGTGGCGATGGTCGGCGACGGGGTCAACGATGCCCCCGCCCTGATCCGTGCCGATGTCGGTATTGCGATCGGTTCCGGGACTGATGTCGCGATCGAGTCTGCGGATGTCATCCTGATTGAGAATGATCCCCGGGATGTCGTCTCGCTCATCCACTTAAGCAGGAGAAGCTACCGGAAGATGCAGGAGAACCTGGTCTGGGCTGCAGGATACAATGTGGTTGCACTGCCGCTTGCCGCGGGCATCCTTGCACCCGTTGGCATCATGCTCTCCCCGGCGGTCGGTGCCGTCCTGATGTCCGCAAGTACCGTCATCGTCGCAGCGAATGCACAGCTGCTCCGGCGGGTGAAGTTGTAGGGGGGTAAGA from Methanocalculus alkaliphilus encodes:
- a CDS encoding cupin domain-containing protein, yielding MKKGFAADIETDTVQNTDFRRVLYTGKYSQLVLMSLKPGEEIGSEVHDDIDQFFRFEQGEGKVVIDGVEHMVKDGTAVVVPSGAEHNVVNTSATEDLRLYTVYAPPEHIDGTIHKTKAEADAAHEHFDGKTTE
- a CDS encoding heavy metal translocating P-type ATPase encodes the protein MSPDVHDHTHSHTGDEQPRGKGPTSCHCPGCRICEGYKGGTADQKPRSGDTHQGPHIDHSGHEEMFKRRFIVCFLLSLPVLYYSHMLQEWFSYTAYAFPGSDYVGPVLGTVIFLYGGLPFLRMGAIEAENHKPGMMLLISLAIVVAFVYSLGAAFFDIGEPLFWELVTLIVIFQLGHWIEMRSVRRASGALDELAGLIPSTAERLTDSGEIQEVLVDDLMTDDLVLVRPGGNIPADGIVQEGESDVNEAMITGESTPVRKESGDRVIGGTINQDGSLRVRITATGDETTLSGIMRLVYEAQQSRSHTQILADRAAGWLFYAAIAVAAVTAVAWTIAVGFGIIVIERVVTVLVIACPHALGLAIPLVVAINTSLAASNGMLIRNRIAMEEARRLDTIVFDKTGTLTRGEQGVVDLISDGSKTEDDVLALMAAAEGDSEHSISRAIRSEAGRRGVSIPAVSGFETLKGRGIRVTVSAGAGEPGDGNHAKMAGDSTVYVGGPNLLSHLALTPGAEIQAFSDAAASRGEGVMYLIMDDAVIGAAALADIVRPESYEAVTALQEMGITVAILTGDSRAVAEKVAKELGVEIIFAEVLPEDKDQKIIELQNQGRFVAMVGDGVNDAPALIRADVGIAIGSGTDVAIESADVILIENDPRDVVSLIHLSRRSYRKMQENLVWAAGYNVVALPLAAGILAPVGIMLSPAVGAVLMSASTVIVAANAQLLRRVKL
- a CDS encoding LiaF transmembrane domain-containing protein, which gives rise to MKRISYQVIFGAILLILGVLLLLNTAEIYDTSGFVIYIPSLFVLLGLYGLVKSGFQSIGGPLILIAVFGTIQLIILEYITTDYLLPIIIIAVGTGFLLSRFRRPTSRAMVTDTIDLMAIFGGVETRCTSQSFQGGEASAIFGGVDLDLREAVVRTPPAEIQVVALFGGIDIRVPDGWEVRMNVVPILGGAEDERPRRNIREAQRTDDETRREKSDQPDLIVNGFVAFGGLSIND